Proteins encoded by one window of Gordonia jinghuaiqii:
- a CDS encoding NAD-dependent epimerase/dehydratase family protein, with amino-acid sequence MVTGTGFVGSYVVRDLLAAGEKVVLYGYFGGRGEPATTDLPDLGFLDYLVGGDLFDKVGVVVGDIADPDALKSTVEAHDVDSVVHLASMVAAASEANAPAAVRVNAGGTVNLFETAAQLKLRKVVWASSVTVFGPRSEGADGVISDDSLLDPDGVYGASKVFSEHLAQRYHENFGLESVGLRLSRVYGFGEHVKAGRGSGTTWLLEALHNAAVQSGTAEFLFGDMSLDFHYVEDVAEAFLQALAGPALGAPSYLTHGDYRPIAEAYGFLRELLPDADMKLSGSDADLPAGSTMAWARRYDASRAEKDLGIRSRYSMEEGLYRTVSQYRRYAGLDPVARPAVLSASDATS; translated from the coding sequence GGCAGCTACGTTGTCAGGGATCTGCTGGCCGCCGGCGAAAAAGTGGTCCTCTACGGCTACTTCGGCGGTCGCGGCGAACCGGCCACAACCGACCTACCCGACCTCGGCTTCCTCGACTACCTCGTGGGGGGTGACCTGTTCGACAAGGTCGGCGTGGTCGTCGGTGACATCGCCGACCCGGATGCGCTCAAATCCACGGTCGAGGCCCATGACGTCGACTCCGTGGTTCATCTCGCCTCCATGGTCGCCGCAGCTTCAGAGGCCAATGCCCCCGCAGCGGTACGCGTCAATGCGGGCGGAACGGTGAACTTGTTCGAGACGGCAGCACAGCTGAAGCTCCGCAAGGTTGTCTGGGCCAGTTCGGTCACCGTGTTCGGGCCACGTTCGGAAGGGGCGGACGGGGTCATCAGCGACGACAGCCTCCTGGACCCGGACGGCGTGTACGGCGCGTCGAAGGTGTTCTCCGAACACCTCGCCCAGCGTTACCACGAGAACTTCGGGCTGGAGAGCGTCGGCCTGCGTCTGAGCCGCGTCTACGGCTTCGGTGAACACGTGAAAGCGGGCCGCGGATCGGGTACGACCTGGCTCCTGGAGGCGTTACACAACGCTGCGGTGCAGTCCGGGACAGCCGAGTTCCTGTTCGGGGATATGAGCCTCGACTTCCACTACGTGGAGGACGTCGCGGAGGCCTTCCTTCAGGCCCTGGCCGGTCCCGCGCTCGGCGCTCCGTCGTACCTCACCCATGGCGACTACCGCCCGATCGCGGAGGCATACGGGTTCCTCAGGGAACTCCTTCCGGACGCCGACATGAAGTTGTCGGGCAGCGACGCCGACCTGCCGGCCGGGTCCACCATGGCGTGGGCACGCCGATACGACGCCAGCCGCGCCGAGAAGGATCTCGGCATCCGCAGCCGATACTCCATGGAAGAGGGGCTTTACCGAACTGTCAGCCAATACCGGCGGTACGCGGGCCTGGACCCCGTCGCGCGCCCGGCGGTGTTGTCCGCATCGGATGCGACATCGTAG
- a CDS encoding CoA transferase, whose protein sequence is MTTTIPTNSEASLSEAPEHLWLEGLAVATAGESAAVRIAGRVLAQFGALVHDLSTLRDDAAPAWEQIDIVLTDRVQSPCALPCGAGGSAADHLAYATAHNRSVWVTLSAYGLSSDRADRFASNMTLLAAGGILGHSRIGEDQPPTVPAGSLGLNLAGHVMAAAALHGLHARRTEGHPVHVDVSAQAAIISTGLTLEMAHALSNCPDQGGSSRYGAPTGFFDCADGAIYVVVLEQHQWAGFQKALAPALDGIATLEEARNRSAEVNSTLEQWLSTRTAAETEQVLQSFGVPCTRVNTASEFIARSRSAGRPFDVNGAGARALPGLVETVGGKHSDHGAAGAIPLGSLRILDAGHVLAVPLAGAWLGAMGARVTKLEDPKRLDVYRRRGPFADGVPGLNRSAYFNHINFCKETLDVTTGHGEDTVDLASFDVVLNNLSRHRAERLGVDGESVFADTSARLVIASSGFGRAGAWSEYRAYGHNIHAFAGLVAASRDARGRMADVGTPWADPLSSVGIATWVLAWSLADDHTSSTSVDFSMAELICAQIADVADPDSTDVPSSANEIREFFLRIPGSDRLLAVTLNDASEAQRFELTVGYDLPKLLTTTELVDLPWQSAPDADTLERALLAAGLSVSLVHTAHDLADDQFVRSTGLYQPVKSPTLGEYEVTGLPWVLSDAARPILKAAPERPGSESI, encoded by the coding sequence ATGACAACAACCATCCCCACGAACAGCGAGGCCTCGCTGTCCGAAGCGCCCGAGCACCTCTGGCTCGAAGGGCTCGCTGTCGCGACGGCGGGCGAGTCGGCCGCGGTGAGAATTGCCGGACGCGTCCTGGCTCAGTTCGGTGCACTCGTGCACGACCTGAGCACGCTGCGTGACGACGCCGCACCGGCATGGGAGCAGATCGACATCGTTCTCACCGACCGCGTGCAGAGCCCGTGCGCACTTCCCTGCGGGGCCGGAGGCAGCGCCGCAGATCACCTGGCCTACGCGACCGCACACAATCGATCGGTGTGGGTTACGTTGTCCGCCTACGGTTTGTCTTCGGATCGCGCCGATAGATTCGCATCCAACATGACCCTGCTCGCGGCCGGCGGGATCCTGGGCCACAGCCGAATCGGCGAGGACCAACCGCCGACGGTCCCTGCCGGATCACTGGGACTGAACCTCGCCGGCCACGTGATGGCAGCTGCCGCGCTTCACGGCCTGCATGCGCGGAGGACGGAGGGCCATCCCGTCCATGTCGACGTGTCGGCACAAGCGGCCATCATCTCCACCGGCCTCACCCTCGAAATGGCACATGCGCTATCGAACTGTCCCGATCAGGGCGGCAGTTCGCGCTACGGGGCGCCGACGGGCTTCTTCGACTGCGCCGACGGCGCAATCTATGTCGTCGTTCTCGAACAGCATCAGTGGGCAGGATTTCAGAAGGCACTCGCCCCCGCCTTGGACGGCATCGCCACCCTCGAGGAGGCCCGCAACCGTTCAGCTGAGGTGAACAGCACACTGGAGCAATGGCTTTCGACACGTACCGCCGCCGAAACCGAGCAGGTACTCCAGTCCTTCGGCGTCCCCTGCACCCGGGTGAACACCGCGAGCGAGTTCATCGCGCGATCACGCTCCGCCGGGCGGCCGTTCGATGTCAACGGTGCGGGCGCACGTGCATTGCCGGGCCTCGTCGAAACCGTTGGCGGCAAGCACTCTGATCATGGCGCCGCTGGGGCGATTCCGCTCGGCTCGCTGCGGATTCTCGATGCGGGTCACGTCCTGGCGGTCCCGCTGGCCGGAGCGTGGCTCGGTGCGATGGGTGCGCGGGTCACGAAGCTGGAGGATCCCAAGCGTCTCGACGTCTACCGCCGCCGCGGCCCGTTCGCAGACGGCGTCCCGGGGCTCAATCGGAGCGCTTATTTCAACCACATCAACTTCTGCAAAGAGACACTGGACGTCACCACGGGACACGGGGAGGACACCGTCGATCTCGCGTCCTTCGACGTCGTTCTCAACAACCTGAGCCGGCATCGCGCGGAGCGCCTCGGCGTCGACGGCGAGTCCGTCTTCGCGGATACCTCTGCGCGGTTGGTAATCGCCTCGAGTGGCTTCGGCAGGGCCGGCGCGTGGTCGGAGTATCGGGCGTACGGCCACAACATCCACGCGTTCGCCGGACTGGTCGCGGCCAGCCGAGACGCCCGCGGGCGGATGGCGGACGTCGGCACACCCTGGGCCGACCCGCTGTCGAGTGTGGGCATCGCGACGTGGGTTCTCGCCTGGTCGCTGGCGGATGATCACACCTCGAGCACCTCGGTGGACTTCTCGATGGCTGAACTGATCTGTGCGCAGATCGCCGATGTCGCGGACCCGGATTCAACTGATGTTCCTTCGTCCGCCAACGAAATCCGTGAATTCTTCCTTCGCATTCCCGGGTCTGATCGCTTACTCGCCGTGACCCTCAACGACGCGTCGGAAGCGCAGCGCTTCGAGCTGACGGTCGGGTACGACCTGCCGAAGCTGCTGACCACCACCGAGCTGGTCGACCTACCGTGGCAATCGGCACCTGATGCAGACACGCTGGAACGCGCATTGCTCGCAGCAGGGCTCTCCGTCTCCCTGGTACACACCGCTCATGACCTCGCTGACGACCAATTCGTCCGCAGCACAGGCCTTTACCAGCCTGTGAAGAGTCCGACACTGGGTGAGTACGAAGTCACCGGACTCCCGTGGGTCCTGAGCGACGCTGCGCGACCGATCCTGAAGGCGGCGCCCGAACGTCCCGGCTCGGAATCGATCTGA
- a CDS encoding aldehyde dehydrogenase family protein: MTAEAIGTDRARLGSTATLGMFIDGEEVDSSTGATGDVFDPGTGEVIARVARGTASDVDRAVEVAREAFDDQRWRRLSGAERGVVLWRVADLIESRRDELSRLESRNVGLPIADAFAMVGEAAAAFRYYAGLADKIHGRTLEIGPAERRVHSYTLREPIGVAGLIASWNAPLVVAAQKIAPALAAGCACVLKPASETPLTALQLVRILEEAGVPSGVVNVVMGGGEAVGSAIAAHPGIDKVSFTGSTAVGKSIVHAATGNLKKLTLELGGKSPVIVLADAEVDKVIPAVAAAIFYNAGQICTSGTRLYVHDDIYEEVVAGVGAAGRALKIGYGTDPGVQLGPLISAKQLATVDGYVQSGLADGARLVTGGSPVGGKGFFFEPTVLADVTSEMKVVREEIFGPVIGAMRIHDVEEAISAANDSEYGLAASVWTRDIGSAHAVARRLRAGRVGVNVHRAGGIHVPQGGYRQSGWGRDGSFEGLDAYLETKSVLEALDR, from the coding sequence ATGACCGCAGAGGCGATCGGGACCGACCGCGCAAGGCTCGGGTCCACAGCGACGCTCGGAATGTTCATCGATGGCGAGGAGGTCGACTCGTCGACCGGCGCGACGGGAGATGTCTTCGATCCAGGTACCGGAGAGGTGATCGCCCGGGTCGCCCGCGGCACCGCGAGCGATGTCGACCGCGCGGTGGAAGTTGCCCGTGAGGCCTTCGACGACCAGCGTTGGCGGCGGCTCTCCGGCGCCGAACGCGGCGTCGTCCTATGGCGGGTCGCCGACCTGATCGAGTCCCGTCGTGACGAGCTCTCCCGTCTGGAAAGCCGGAATGTCGGCCTCCCGATCGCCGATGCGTTCGCCATGGTCGGCGAGGCCGCGGCAGCGTTTCGCTACTACGCCGGACTCGCGGACAAGATCCATGGGCGCACGTTGGAGATCGGTCCGGCGGAGCGGCGCGTGCACTCCTATACCCTTCGGGAGCCGATTGGCGTTGCCGGGCTCATAGCTTCGTGGAACGCGCCGCTCGTCGTGGCTGCCCAGAAGATCGCGCCGGCGCTAGCCGCGGGGTGTGCATGTGTGCTCAAACCGGCATCCGAAACACCGCTGACCGCGTTGCAGCTCGTCCGAATTCTCGAAGAGGCCGGTGTCCCCAGCGGTGTGGTCAACGTGGTGATGGGTGGTGGAGAAGCGGTGGGCTCCGCCATTGCCGCGCATCCCGGAATCGACAAGGTGTCGTTCACCGGGTCGACTGCGGTCGGGAAGTCGATCGTTCACGCCGCCACGGGAAACCTCAAGAAGTTGACCTTGGAACTCGGCGGGAAGTCGCCGGTGATCGTGCTGGCCGATGCGGAGGTCGACAAGGTCATCCCCGCGGTCGCCGCCGCGATCTTCTACAACGCCGGGCAGATCTGTACCTCGGGCACGCGTCTGTACGTACACGACGACATCTACGAAGAGGTGGTCGCCGGCGTCGGAGCGGCTGGTCGAGCACTCAAGATCGGCTACGGCACCGACCCCGGTGTCCAACTCGGGCCGCTCATCTCGGCGAAGCAACTCGCCACTGTCGATGGGTACGTCCAGAGCGGTCTCGCGGACGGGGCGCGGCTGGTGACGGGTGGATCGCCGGTGGGCGGCAAGGGGTTCTTCTTCGAACCGACCGTGCTGGCCGACGTGACTTCCGAGATGAAGGTGGTTCGCGAGGAGATCTTCGGCCCGGTCATCGGAGCGATGCGCATCCACGACGTCGAAGAAGCGATCTCGGCCGCCAACGATTCCGAGTACGGCCTCGCCGCCAGCGTGTGGACGCGCGACATCGGCTCGGCGCATGCCGTGGCACGACGCCTGCGCGCCGGCCGGGTGGGGGTCAACGTGCACCGTGCGGGAGGAATCCATGTGCCGCAAGGCGGTTACCGTCAGTCCGGGTGGGGCCGTGACGGAAGCTTCGAAGGTCTCGACGCCTATCTCGAGACCAAGTCGGTTCTGGAGGCACTCGACCGCTGA